The segment TCCTGTTTTCATGTGAACCTCATTCTTCGAATCGCTCGGGTGGATGGCTTTGGCGCCGTGGCGATCAGGGCTTGCGGCTGCCGCGAATGTCGCGCGGTAGGCCGAGTGCACGCTCGCCGATGACGTTTCTCTGAATGTTGGGTGCCCCGCCACCGAGCGCGGAGCCGTGTGAGAAAAGGTATTTCGCAGACCATCCTCCGGGCCGGTCGGCTCCGCCGAACAGGGCGAACTGGGGGTCCGGTGTTCGGAGGCTCTCGTCGGCTCCGAGCAGGTCGTAGGCGAGCCGAACGATCTTCTTGCCGATCTCGGTCGTGTGCAGCTTGCTCACCAGCATCGGCACTTCGACGCTTTGTTCGTCGTTCGTGTTGGCCGCGGAGAGGATCCGGTAGCGCGTGTACTTCTGCGACAGGAGATACCCCTCGATGTCGAGGAGCCGTTGCCGCACGTCGGCACTCTCGATCGCCGGTCGTCCGCCGCGGTCGACGCGACGCGCGAGTTCCAGCAGGTCTTGGAACTGCTGCAGGGCCTTCCGGGGGTTGCCGATCAGCGCCCGCTCGTGCGCGAGCGTCGTGCGGCTGATGCCCCATCCTGCTCCCCGTTCGCCCACGGTGTACCGCACGTGCGTGCGCGCTTCGTCGAGGAAGACCTGATTGAACTCGTCGCCGCCGGTGATCTGCTTCAGCGGGCGGACCTCGACGCCCGGTTGGTCCATCGGGATCAGCAGGTACGAAATGCCGCGGTGCCGCGGCTGGTCCGGCTCGGTGCGGATCAGGGCGAACATCCAGTCGGCGATGTGGGCGCTGCTCGTCCAGATCTTCTGTCCGGTGATGACCCATTCGTCCCCGTCGAGTTCGGCGCGACTGGTGAGGGACGCGAGATCGCTGCCGGCACCGGGCTCGCTGTACCCCTGGCACCACGTGATGTCCCCGGAGAGCGTGGCCGCGATGAATTCGCGGCGCTGTTCGTCGGTGCCGTGGTGGAGCAGGGTGGGCGCGAGCATGTCGGGGCCTTCGCCGACGAGGCCGAGGGGCGCGCCTGCGGCAGCGAACTCGGTTTGGATCACGTCCTCGGCGACCGGATCCGGCTCGCGGCCGGCGCCACCGAACTCGCGGGGGATGCTGCGGTAGACGTAGCCGCGGTCGACGGCGGCGGCCCGGAACGCCGTCGTCTTCTCGGGACTCGACCCCTCTCGCCACTGCTCCCGCAGGAACGCGCGCACGGAGTCCCGAAGTTCGAGGTGTGTCGCGTCGAGCCGCAGATCCATTTCGTCCTCAGGCTTGCCGTTCGACGAACATCGATGCCTGACCGCGACCGACGACGCCCTGGAAATCGAGGATTCGGGAATACGATTGGCCCGTGCCGTCGTTGGACAGCCTAGCACTTGCCTCGACCGCGACCCATTCACCGATGGGCTCGCGCTCGAGATGCACCGACAGGTCGGGGTTGATGTAGCGCCAGTGCTGCCAGTCGAGGCCACTTGCGGTGCCGCTCGTGAAATCGCCCGCGACCGCGGCCCGAACGAGAGGTGTGACGGCCTCGCCTTCGACCAGCGAACAGCGGAGGCGGAGCCACACCAGGACAGGACTGCTGTTCGATCTCTGGGGCGCACGAGCGTAGTCGATCGCGCGGATGAAGCCCGGCACTTCGCTCATCCGTTCCGCTGGGATGCCGTGGCTCGGATCGGGACGGGACTCGGTGGGCTCGGCCTCGGCCGCGACCGCCGACGTGATGCCGGGCTCGACGCGTATCCGCTGCACCGAAGCGTGTACGAGTTGACGATCGCCGTCGGTGAGCGACACGTGGAGCAACTGTACGCGCCGTCCTTCCCTCTGAACCTGCGTCGTGACGGAGAGGGGGCGCAGGGGAACGGGGTGGAGGAGGTCGAGCGTCAGCCGGGCGACTCGCATGGGTACCGGGGACGGTTCTGCGCCGGCGACATGGGCGATCAGCCCGGCGACCGCACCCCCGTGCGCGTGATCCGGACTCCAAGGGCCCTGGGCCAGGAGCGTCGGTTCGAAGCGGCCTCCGCTCCGCCGAAAGATGGCGTCGTCTGCGGGCACCGAGGTCACGCTTCCAGCGCTATCAGATTGAAGTCAATAAGACAAGTGTCTTGACGATTCAAGTCAAGACACTTGACGAAATGGCAGAAACGGCATAGGACGCGGTCATGAAAGACACCTCGGCGCGGGCCCCCGAGCGTTGGCGTATTCGGGACGGAGTCGTCCCCAAGGGACGCTACATCGATCCGGAATTCCTTGCCCTTGAGTACGAGAGGCTCTTCCCTCGCGTCTGGCA is part of the Candidatus Binatia bacterium genome and harbors:
- a CDS encoding acyl-CoA dehydrogenase family protein, which gives rise to MDLRLDATHLELRDSVRAFLREQWREGSSPEKTTAFRAAAVDRGYVYRSIPREFGGAGREPDPVAEDVIQTEFAAAGAPLGLVGEGPDMLAPTLLHHGTDEQRREFIAATLSGDITWCQGYSEPGAGSDLASLTSRAELDGDEWVITGQKIWTSSAHIADWMFALIRTEPDQPRHRGISYLLIPMDQPGVEVRPLKQITGGDEFNQVFLDEARTHVRYTVGERGAGWGISRTTLAHERALIGNPRKALQQFQDLLELARRVDRGGRPAIESADVRQRLLDIEGYLLSQKYTRYRILSAANTNDEQSVEVPMLVSKLHTTEIGKKIVRLAYDLLGADESLRTPDPQFALFGGADRPGGWSAKYLFSHGSALGGGAPNIQRNVIGERALGLPRDIRGSRKP
- a CDS encoding thioesterase family protein; the protein is MPADDAIFRRSGGRFEPTLLAQGPWSPDHAHGGAVAGLIAHVAGAEPSPVPMRVARLTLDLLHPVPLRPLSVTTQVQREGRRVQLLHVSLTDGDRQLVHASVQRIRVEPGITSAVAAEAEPTESRPDPSHGIPAERMSEVPGFIRAIDYARAPQRSNSSPVLVWLRLRCSLVEGEAVTPLVRAAVAGDFTSGTASGLDWQHWRYINPDLSVHLEREPIGEWVAVEASARLSNDGTGQSYSRILDFQGVVGRGQASMFVERQA